The following proteins are encoded in a genomic region of Cyclonatronum proteinivorum:
- a CDS encoding NUDIX hydrolase translates to MSETDYKPVTAAGGVLFKEIAGEPQVLMIYRNGFWDLPKGKLDAGESIPECAIREVAEETGCPLPEIVTELGTTYHSYTDKWGDFAKTTWWYAMQTDARKFTPQTEEGITKVCWIETDRALEIAGFDNLKDILLRFKSWYQHTRTQQH, encoded by the coding sequence ATGTCTGAAACCGATTATAAACCCGTCACCGCGGCAGGCGGCGTATTGTTCAAAGAAATCGCCGGTGAGCCACAGGTGCTCATGATTTACCGCAACGGCTTCTGGGATCTCCCAAAAGGGAAACTTGACGCAGGCGAAAGCATTCCCGAGTGCGCCATACGCGAAGTAGCGGAAGAAACCGGCTGTCCGCTGCCTGAAATCGTAACCGAACTCGGCACAACCTATCACAGCTACACGGATAAATGGGGCGATTTTGCCAAAACCACCTGGTGGTACGCCATGCAGACCGACGCCCGGAAATTCACCCCGCAGACCGAAGAAGGGATCACCAAGGTGTGCTGGATCGAAACCGACCGCGCGCTCGAAATCGCCGGCTTCGATAACCTGAAAGATATCCTGCTGCGCTTCAAATCCTGGTATCAGCATACCCGAACGCAACAGCATTAA
- a CDS encoding DUF1844 domain-containing protein: MELPLKELPEEKKQMLLFMMLLQQYEKIALMNLGEIPNPVHNQKEVDLKAARFATDTINMLRSYTAGNLNEDTAAYLESLYSKVNGKLQELLRQEAQQKKDDAEPESANGTAGNV; encoded by the coding sequence ATGGAACTCCCTTTAAAAGAACTGCCGGAAGAAAAAAAACAAATGCTGCTCTTTATGATGCTGCTGCAGCAATACGAAAAAATCGCTTTGATGAATCTGGGGGAGATCCCCAACCCTGTTCACAATCAGAAAGAAGTGGACCTAAAAGCGGCCCGCTTTGCCACAGACACCATCAACATGCTGCGCAGCTACACCGCCGGCAACCTGAACGAAGACACCGCTGCCTATCTGGAAAGCCTGTACAGCAAAGTCAACGGCAAACTGCAGGAGCTGCTTCGGCAGGAAGCGCAACAAAAAAAGGACGACGCTGAACCGGAATCCGCCAACGGGACTGCCGGCAATGTCTGA
- a CDS encoding DUF1015 domain-containing protein has product MITIKPFRAWRPEPARAPQVACVPYDVISTSEARELAEGLPESFLHVIRPEINFPEGTDEHSDEVYAAGAEKLKEMCSSGLLVQEEAPALYVYRLVWKGRAQTGLFTCVSVTDYDNDLILKHELTRPDKEDDRTRHIREQEAHAEPVMLTCGETDEITRLLSEAQTDSPLFDFTAPDGVQHTIWKQPAEGPLKDAFSGLNALYVADGHHRCKSASRLVEHKVATNPGHTGNEAYNFFPAVIFPKNQMEILAYNRVIHQADDAAFARFKQELSLQPVTDPVPQQKGTVCAYYGGSWYSFRLPVEANAGPVGVLDAARLQQFVFEPYFGIGNPRTDANISFIGGIRGTAELEKLVDSGKAAVGFSVYPTSIQELMDVSDAGLLMPPKSTWFEPKLRSGLLVHRF; this is encoded by the coding sequence ATGATAACCATCAAGCCTTTTCGCGCCTGGAGACCCGAACCCGCACGTGCACCGCAGGTCGCCTGCGTGCCTTATGATGTGATCAGCACGAGCGAAGCACGCGAGCTTGCCGAAGGCCTGCCCGAAAGTTTTCTGCACGTCATCCGCCCCGAGATTAATTTCCCCGAAGGCACTGATGAGCATTCGGATGAAGTGTACGCGGCCGGTGCCGAAAAACTTAAAGAGATGTGCAGCAGCGGCTTGCTGGTGCAGGAAGAAGCCCCCGCGTTGTATGTTTACCGGCTTGTTTGGAAAGGCCGTGCCCAAACCGGTCTGTTTACCTGCGTGAGCGTTACTGACTACGACAACGATCTCATCCTGAAGCATGAACTTACCCGCCCCGACAAGGAAGACGACCGCACCCGGCACATTCGTGAGCAGGAAGCCCATGCCGAGCCGGTTATGCTCACCTGCGGCGAAACCGACGAAATCACGCGCTTGCTGTCCGAAGCACAAACAGACAGCCCGCTTTTCGATTTCACGGCCCCCGACGGCGTGCAGCACACCATCTGGAAACAGCCGGCGGAAGGTCCGCTGAAAGACGCTTTTTCCGGCCTGAATGCGCTGTATGTGGCAGACGGCCATCACCGCTGCAAGAGCGCTTCGCGGCTTGTGGAGCACAAGGTCGCAACAAACCCCGGACACACCGGCAACGAAGCCTACAATTTTTTCCCGGCCGTCATCTTTCCCAAAAATCAGATGGAAATTCTCGCATACAACCGCGTCATTCATCAGGCGGATGACGCGGCGTTTGCGCGCTTTAAGCAGGAACTGTCGTTGCAGCCTGTTACAGACCCGGTACCGCAGCAAAAGGGCACGGTTTGCGCATATTACGGCGGAAGCTGGTACAGCTTTAGGCTGCCGGTAGAAGCCAATGCCGGACCGGTTGGCGTGCTTGACGCCGCCCGGCTGCAGCAGTTTGTTTTTGAACCTTACTTTGGTATCGGCAACCCGCGAACCGACGCCAATATCTCATTCATCGGCGGCATTCGGGGCACAGCTGAACTCGAAAAACTGGTAGACAGCGGGAAGGCAGCTGTCGGCTTCAGCGTTTATCCCACAAGCATTCAGGAGCTGATGGACGTTTCAGACGCCGGCTTGCTTATGCCGCCTAAATCAACCTGGTTTGAGCCCAAGCTCCGGTCCGGCTTGCTGGTGCATCGTTTTTAA
- the serC gene encoding 3-phosphoserine/phosphohydroxythreonine transaminase, which produces MSRAHNFSAGPAALPLETLQEAQQEFLDFAGSGSSVIELSHRGAEYVEVDRQARERLTRILGLGDDFEVLFLQGGASHQFMMVPFNFLGTSQTADYINTGTWSKKAIKEAKLFGRVNVAYSSEELNFSRVPADSELTLTEGAEYVHFTSNNTIFGTQFRKEPETAGVPLVCDASSDFLSRPLDVNRYGIIYAGAQKNAGPAGLTIVIIRKDFLQKGKKDGIPTILNYNTHLGTMFNTPPVFGVYMFNKVLAWIEKNGGLAQMESRNAHKAQLLYNEIDADDFYSGTTEPASRSHMNVTFRLKDEELNKAFLQEAEKRNLKGLKGHRSVGGFRASIYNACETESVEALVAFMKEFRR; this is translated from the coding sequence ATGTCACGTGCACATAATTTCAGCGCAGGTCCCGCCGCCCTTCCCCTCGAAACCCTTCAGGAAGCACAGCAGGAGTTTCTGGATTTCGCTGGTTCAGGTTCATCCGTCATCGAGCTCAGTCACCGCGGAGCCGAGTATGTTGAAGTCGATCGTCAGGCCCGCGAGCGCCTGACCCGCATTCTGGGCCTGGGAGACGATTTCGAAGTCCTCTTTTTACAGGGCGGTGCGAGCCATCAGTTTATGATGGTGCCCTTCAACTTTTTGGGAACCTCACAGACCGCCGACTACATCAATACCGGAACCTGGTCCAAAAAAGCGATTAAAGAAGCCAAACTTTTCGGCCGCGTAAATGTAGCGTACAGCTCAGAAGAGCTCAATTTCAGCCGCGTGCCTGCCGACAGTGAACTCACGCTCACGGAAGGTGCCGAGTACGTTCATTTTACATCCAACAACACCATTTTCGGCACGCAGTTTCGCAAAGAGCCGGAAACCGCCGGTGTACCGCTGGTGTGCGACGCCTCCTCCGATTTCCTGAGCCGTCCGCTCGATGTAAACCGCTACGGCATCATCTATGCCGGCGCCCAAAAAAACGCCGGACCTGCGGGGCTTACCATCGTCATCATCCGCAAAGATTTCCTCCAAAAAGGGAAGAAAGACGGCATCCCGACCATCCTCAACTACAACACGCATCTCGGCACCATGTTCAACACGCCCCCCGTTTTTGGGGTGTACATGTTCAACAAAGTGCTTGCCTGGATCGAAAAAAATGGCGGACTCGCGCAGATGGAAAGCCGCAACGCGCACAAAGCACAGCTCCTGTACAATGAGATCGACGCCGATGATTTCTACAGCGGCACAACCGAGCCGGCCTCCCGCTCACACATGAATGTGACCTTCCGTCTTAAAGATGAAGAGCTGAACAAAGCTTTCCTGCAGGAAGCCGAAAAGCGTAACCTGAAGGGCCTCAAGGGCCATCGCAGCGTAGGCGGATTCCGCGCGAGCATCTACAACGCCTGCGAAACCGAAAGCGTGGAAGCCCTCGTCGCCTTCATGAAGGAATTCCGCCGCTAA
- a CDS encoding cold-shock protein, which translates to MSAEQVSGRVKWFNDDKGFGFIEQENGPDVFVHHSAINLPGFKTLKEGQYVTMNVTESAKGLQAENVNPE; encoded by the coding sequence ATGTCAGCAGAACAAGTATCCGGCCGCGTTAAATGGTTTAACGATGATAAAGGCTTTGGATTTATCGAACAAGAAAACGGCCCGGATGTCTTTGTACATCACAGTGCTATTAACCTTCCCGGTTTCAAAACCCTTAAAGAAGGTCAGTACGTTACTATGAATGTAACCGAAAGCGCCAAAGGACTTCAGGCTGAGAACGTAAACCCTGAATAA
- a CDS encoding Spy/CpxP family protein refolding chaperone, with amino-acid sequence MNYYKILTSAIAAALLILGFADLQAQQRGQMSNRAADLHTMALVYGNEINLTEQQQAEIARIRVDFRRTMQQQRREFAGRQRGSNRQAQAGNRAALAENRADLHAQIDAVLTQDQRDQLAQIRDERIQSREAQRDLMRTAYIEVVAEDLGFSEETTRQLTEVHANFREEMAPVREAMQRSMRTQAEAGEERQQRQRLQVHREQLNEQIREILTEEEFALWTEEWNQLMPQNRQDMRGRDSRGNNQDRPNRRNNR; translated from the coding sequence ATGAATTACTACAAGATTTTAACCAGCGCAATAGCCGCAGCCTTGTTAATACTTGGTTTTGCAGACCTTCAGGCACAGCAGCGCGGTCAGATGAGTAACCGTGCCGCTGACCTGCACACCATGGCACTTGTATACGGCAATGAAATAAACCTTACGGAACAGCAGCAGGCCGAGATTGCCCGTATCCGGGTTGATTTCCGTCGCACCATGCAGCAGCAGCGACGGGAGTTCGCCGGACGTCAGCGCGGTTCCAACCGTCAGGCACAAGCCGGTAACCGGGCAGCACTTGCAGAAAACCGTGCAGACCTGCACGCACAGATCGACGCCGTTCTCACACAAGATCAGCGCGATCAGCTTGCCCAAATCCGCGACGAACGCATTCAAAGCCGGGAAGCGCAGCGGGACCTCATGCGAACCGCCTATATCGAAGTCGTAGCGGAAGACCTTGGCTTCAGCGAAGAGACAACCCGTCAGCTTACGGAAGTGCATGCGAACTTCCGCGAAGAAATGGCTCCTGTGCGGGAAGCCATGCAGCGTAGCATGCGCACGCAGGCTGAAGCCGGTGAAGAAAGACAGCAGCGGCAGCGGCTTCAGGTACACCGCGAACAGCTTAACGAGCAGATTCGTGAAATCCTGACCGAAGAAGAGTTTGCGCTGTGGACCGAAGAATGGAATCAGCTCATGCCGCAAAACCGGCAGGACATGCGGGGACGCGACAGCCGCGGTAACAATCAGGACCGTCCGAACCGAAGAAACAACCGCTAA
- a CDS encoding RNA polymerase sigma factor — protein sequence MFAQKSPQQQLDEQLEELYPRIERSVRVYTLGSGIDAADLTQEVFLKAVRSIDSFTEDSALYTWLFRIARNTSIDALRRLRTRRRYQADSEMDETRFGFDDDTDTIDSRESVRMVQQAIAQLEPDYRDLIVMREMEGLSIAEIAEIADLKEGTVKSRLFRARLMLKELLTKAGYEHDT from the coding sequence GTGTTCGCGCAAAAAAGCCCGCAGCAGCAGCTTGATGAACAGCTCGAAGAGCTGTACCCCCGCATTGAGCGGTCCGTGCGCGTATACACGCTGGGCAGCGGGATAGACGCAGCGGACCTCACGCAGGAAGTTTTCCTCAAAGCGGTCCGCAGCATAGACAGCTTTACGGAAGATTCGGCGCTTTACACCTGGCTCTTCCGCATTGCACGCAACACCAGCATTGACGCCCTCCGCCGGCTGCGCACGCGCCGCCGTTATCAGGCCGACAGCGAAATGGACGAAACCCGCTTCGGGTTTGATGACGATACCGATACCATCGACAGCAGGGAATCGGTCAGGATGGTGCAGCAGGCCATCGCGCAGCTTGAACCCGACTATCGCGACCTCATCGTAATGCGTGAAATGGAAGGCCTCTCCATAGCTGAAATTGCAGAAATTGCCGATCTCAAAGAAGGTACCGTCAAAAGCCGGCTCTTCCGGGCGCGGCTCATGCTCAAAGAATTGTTAACCAAAGCCGGATATGAACATGACACGTGA
- a CDS encoding anti-sigma factor, translating into MNMTREQLEALMFDCLEGDVSPQQRQQLEQALEAHPDLKADWESAQQMAPPAALLSAAIPVRDANPAQLQEIRTALGTEFTAVVISWFPKYMAAAAALIIVLAGAWLMSPQSYEFGEDQITDWVYQQDERQHFHQQQLMASEFPFYFTPQQQDQYE; encoded by the coding sequence ATGAACATGACACGTGAACAACTCGAAGCCCTGATGTTCGACTGCCTCGAAGGCGACGTCAGCCCGCAGCAGCGGCAGCAGCTGGAACAGGCGCTCGAAGCCCATCCCGACCTCAAAGCCGACTGGGAATCCGCGCAGCAGATGGCGCCTCCGGCAGCCCTGTTATCGGCCGCGATTCCCGTCAGGGACGCCAATCCGGCACAGCTTCAGGAAATTCGCACGGCGCTCGGTACGGAGTTCACAGCTGTCGTCATTTCCTGGTTTCCCAAATATATGGCCGCCGCCGCCGCGCTCATCATTGTACTCGCGGGCGCATGGCTGATGTCGCCGCAATCCTATGAATTCGGCGAAGATCAGATCACCGACTGGGTTTATCAGCAGGATGAGCGGCAGCATTTCCATCAGCAGCAGCTGATGGCCTCTGAGTTTCCGTTTTACTTCACACCGCAACAGCAAGACCAATATGAGTAA
- the rluF gene encoding 23S rRNA pseudouridine(2604) synthase RluF codes for MSVRLNKFISEAGICSRRQADRMIEQGKVRVNGRVAQIGEVVSSNDDIMVNGNLLERRAPHVYLAYNKPVGVTTTTDRTDPDNIIKALGYHGGRVFPVGRLDKDSEGLILFTNDGDIVNKILRASNKHDKEYIVSVDKPITPDFVHQMGEGVSILGVMTRRCEVEKINTNTFRIVLNQGLNRQIRRMCEVLGYAVTRLQRVRIMHLTLSGIETGSWRFLTDTETAALLKAVEGSRKEPAPRRARKRSASRNAKAGSAHKSEGEAGSKTGKGSSKGGRKASSGSSRKSGKPKPGTGSGKRKGTADKGKNSRTGKSARSGKR; via the coding sequence ATGTCTGTCCGTCTTAATAAATTTATCAGTGAAGCCGGTATTTGTTCGCGCCGGCAGGCCGATCGCATGATTGAACAGGGGAAGGTGCGCGTCAACGGGCGGGTCGCGCAAATCGGGGAAGTTGTTTCATCAAATGATGACATCATGGTGAACGGCAATTTGCTTGAGCGCCGCGCTCCCCATGTTTATCTGGCCTACAACAAGCCGGTTGGGGTCACCACCACCACCGACCGCACGGATCCCGATAACATCATTAAAGCGCTCGGATATCACGGCGGACGCGTATTTCCCGTCGGGCGCCTTGATAAGGATTCAGAAGGGCTCATCCTGTTCACCAACGACGGCGATATCGTGAACAAAATTCTGAGAGCGAGCAACAAGCACGACAAAGAATACATCGTTTCGGTCGATAAACCGATTACGCCTGATTTTGTGCATCAGATGGGCGAAGGCGTTTCCATTCTTGGGGTAATGACCCGCCGCTGCGAAGTTGAGAAAATCAATACGAATACGTTTCGCATTGTGCTGAATCAGGGCCTGAACAGGCAGATTCGCCGGATGTGCGAAGTCCTGGGCTATGCCGTAACGCGTCTGCAGCGCGTCCGGATCATGCACCTGACGCTGAGCGGGATTGAAACCGGAAGCTGGCGCTTTCTTACCGACACCGAAACCGCAGCGCTTTTAAAAGCCGTTGAAGGCTCAAGAAAAGAGCCGGCTCCGCGCCGGGCCCGAAAGCGGAGTGCTTCACGGAATGCTAAGGCCGGCAGCGCACATAAAAGCGAAGGGGAAGCCGGTTCCAAAACCGGCAAAGGTAGTTCAAAAGGGGGCAGAAAAGCGTCATCGGGCAGCAGCCGCAAGTCTGGTAAACCGAAGCCCGGCACCGGTTCGGGCAAACGGAAGGGCACTGCGGATAAGGGCAAAAACAGCCGCACGGGAAAATCTGCCCGTTCCGGAAAAAGGTAA
- the nth gene encoding endonuclease III, with translation MPAPQKPVIPEDPTSKRGMKLPRKSKAQKERALVILSKLYEYYPNPHCELNYSNPFELLIATILSAQCTDVRVNMVTEKLFRDFPTVDSFAEASLEALEEAVRPTGFYRNKAKSIKETAITVRDQFGGEVPQTMDELLTMRGAARKTANVVLGNAFGINVGVVVDTHVRRFSNRFGLSKHSNPDKIERDLMALFPRENWTDLSHLMIHHGRACCKARFSTPPDHELCVNYGTKCECQKMRKMAEESAEA, from the coding sequence ATGCCCGCACCCCAAAAACCCGTCATCCCTGAAGACCCTACTTCCAAGCGCGGGATGAAGCTGCCGCGCAAATCCAAAGCACAGAAAGAGCGCGCGCTCGTCATCCTCAGCAAGCTCTACGAATATTACCCCAACCCGCACTGCGAGCTCAATTACAGCAACCCCTTCGAGCTGCTGATCGCCACCATCCTCAGCGCGCAGTGCACCGATGTCCGGGTGAACATGGTCACCGAAAAACTGTTCCGCGATTTCCCGACCGTCGATTCCTTCGCCGAAGCCAGCCTTGAAGCGCTTGAAGAAGCGGTACGCCCCACCGGCTTTTACCGGAACAAGGCCAAATCCATCAAAGAAACAGCCATCACCGTGCGCGATCAGTTCGGGGGCGAAGTGCCGCAGACCATGGATGAGCTGCTCACGATGCGGGGCGCGGCCCGCAAGACCGCGAACGTAGTACTTGGCAACGCCTTCGGAATCAATGTCGGGGTAGTTGTGGATACGCACGTGCGCCGGTTTTCGAACCGCTTCGGCCTGAGCAAGCACAGCAACCCGGACAAAATCGAGCGCGACCTCATGGCGCTCTTCCCCCGCGAAAACTGGACCGACCTCAGCCATCTCATGATTCATCACGGGCGCGCCTGCTGCAAAGCCCGCTTTTCCACGCCCCCCGATCACGAACTTTGCGTGAACTACGGCACCAAATGCGAGTGCCAGAAAATGCGGAAAATGGCAGAAGAATCAGCGGAAGCCTGA
- a CDS encoding nucleotidyltransferase family protein, whose protein sequence is MHDLEQIKTYIKPILEKYGIRKAGIFGSAARRESVIHDLDLLVKIERKISLLEFIRIKHELEDVLGMKVDLVEYSAIKPALRDEILKSEVAVY, encoded by the coding sequence ATGCACGACCTCGAGCAAATAAAGACCTACATTAAGCCCATTCTGGAAAAATACGGTATTCGTAAGGCCGGTATTTTTGGGTCTGCTGCGCGCAGGGAATCTGTGATTCACGACCTTGACCTTCTTGTCAAAATCGAAAGAAAAATCAGCCTGCTGGAATTCATCAGAATTAAACACGAGCTGGAAGATGTCCTTGGGATGAAAGTCGATCTCGTAGAGTACAGTGCCATAAAGCCCGCATTACGAGATGAAATTTTAAAAAGCGAAGTAGCGGTATATTAA
- a CDS encoding putative LPS assembly protein LptD has translation MKAASHQLILRTANGNRSAVPAALLFLPLTVLSVLLFVLWSGSWSGSGNALMASPHERAPETASRFWALAPDTTEAVPADTLPAPPVPALPDTLLPAESTDGRPDSVISPDFGDPFSPAESPAPQAAGAGQNGGLTDAISFTARDSLIIRLDGQRMAELFGNARVSHPAGQLSAGAITLDLENNLAIAEARRLPIDTTDTSALFRRWITRQGPFAAPVDTLSIPTLTREGDEITSRRIMFNFVTEQGKFDVARVGIDQGTLTGTAVKAPTPHVVFIEDAIFSSCDLDHPHYYIRARRMKMVDEEEVFFVGAQLYLLDIPYPVIFPFGYLPSRLQQRRSGLLEPSLVLQDQSTRGLGIENVGWFQYFNDYLTGSIRTNVYTSGTFFADGTANYALRGSYSGSVRLGYSRERGLESTDPDFSRTINRRLEINHQQTINPFANLSANINLRTADYFRRNSYDISERAETSTSSRASFNFRHPEGLYTFGVSMQQSQNFATNQVQFQGPNANYSFRRFNPFERRRSGGDQRWYDTLSLSYGGQFSSRFNFTPLRDGQGEPISDINWFEALFSPSKFREATGEIGHVRYGLTQRAELTSQLTTSEFLNVTARGRLNEFWYPDTVRKTFNPETNQVEDRIEQGFAAARTFNTSLSFNTAIFGISEARIGSFERFRHTMRPSVTFTYQPDFSSDFWGYFREVETDTLGNTRRYSIFERGVLGGPGAGEQRAISFSLANVLETKQVRRDSLGERSERNLRLVDNLNASLSYNFAAEQFRLSELNLTFSSNILQNIRINAGASFNFYAQDSLGIAINEYIWENSGRVARLTRYNINASTTVSGGGGARGGPSIRPGPMYYPRFYDAFDQTMFRGIDPGFNQEPVPDFRVPWSASLRFTYSWRFVNFNNQVRSAVLNADNIMIQLTDGWRIRTSLGYDFIQRDLTPSRFGVDRNLHCWSMSFEWNPFGDFKFFLFSLRVNDSQMRSLFQALPGFDRLERRNSPIGRR, from the coding sequence ATGAAGGCCGCATCCCATCAACTTATCCTCCGCACCGCAAACGGCAACCGGAGCGCTGTACCCGCAGCGCTTCTTTTTTTGCCCCTGACGGTACTGAGCGTCCTGCTGTTTGTACTTTGGAGTGGCAGCTGGAGCGGAAGCGGAAATGCGCTGATGGCCTCGCCCCATGAACGGGCTCCGGAAACGGCTTCGCGGTTTTGGGCACTTGCGCCGGATACGACCGAAGCTGTTCCCGCCGATACCCTGCCCGCCCCGCCTGTGCCCGCGCTGCCCGACACCCTGCTGCCCGCTGAAAGCACGGATGGCCGCCCCGATTCCGTAATCAGCCCCGACTTTGGCGATCCTTTCTCTCCGGCTGAAAGTCCGGCCCCACAGGCTGCCGGCGCCGGACAAAACGGCGGCCTCACCGACGCCATCAGCTTCACCGCGCGCGACTCGCTCATCATCCGCCTCGACGGGCAGCGCATGGCGGAACTCTTCGGCAACGCCCGCGTCTCCCATCCCGCCGGTCAGCTGTCTGCAGGCGCCATCACCCTTGATCTCGAAAATAACCTGGCCATAGCCGAAGCCCGGCGCCTCCCCATCGACACTACGGATACTTCCGCCCTGTTCCGCCGCTGGATTACGCGGCAGGGCCCCTTCGCCGCCCCGGTCGATACGCTCAGCATCCCAACCCTCACGCGGGAAGGAGACGAAATCACAAGCCGCCGGATCATGTTCAATTTCGTAACCGAGCAAGGTAAGTTTGATGTAGCCCGGGTAGGCATAGATCAGGGCACCCTCACCGGGACCGCGGTTAAGGCCCCGACGCCCCACGTTGTGTTTATCGAAGACGCCATTTTCTCCAGCTGCGACCTCGATCATCCGCACTACTACATCCGGGCAAGACGCATGAAAATGGTTGATGAAGAAGAAGTCTTTTTTGTAGGCGCACAGCTGTACCTGCTTGATATTCCCTACCCGGTCATTTTCCCGTTCGGCTACCTGCCCTCACGCCTGCAACAGCGCCGCAGCGGCCTGCTCGAACCCAGCCTTGTGCTGCAGGATCAGTCGACCCGCGGCCTCGGTATTGAAAACGTGGGCTGGTTTCAGTACTTCAACGACTACCTCACCGGCAGCATACGAACCAACGTGTACACAAGCGGCACCTTCTTCGCCGACGGAACGGCCAACTATGCCCTGCGGGGGAGTTACTCCGGCTCGGTCCGCCTCGGTTACTCCCGCGAGCGCGGTCTGGAAAGCACCGACCCCGACTTCAGCCGTACCATCAACCGGCGGCTTGAAATCAACCATCAGCAAACCATCAATCCTTTCGCCAACCTTTCTGCGAACATCAACCTGCGCACGGCAGACTACTTCCGGCGGAACAGCTACGACATCAGTGAGCGGGCCGAGACCTCTACAAGCTCACGGGCAAGTTTCAACTTCAGGCACCCGGAAGGACTTTACACCTTCGGGGTTTCCATGCAGCAATCGCAGAACTTTGCCACCAATCAGGTGCAGTTTCAGGGACCAAATGCAAACTACAGCTTCCGGCGGTTCAACCCCTTTGAACGGCGGCGCTCCGGGGGCGATCAGCGCTGGTATGACACCCTCAGCCTTTCGTACGGCGGGCAATTCTCATCCCGATTCAACTTCACCCCGCTGCGCGACGGGCAGGGCGAACCGATTTCTGACATCAACTGGTTTGAAGCCCTGTTTTCTCCCTCCAAATTCCGGGAAGCTACCGGCGAGATCGGTCACGTACGCTACGGCCTCACACAGCGCGCAGAGCTCACGAGTCAGCTCACCACAAGTGAGTTCCTGAACGTGACCGCAAGAGGTCGGCTCAACGAATTCTGGTACCCGGATACGGTTCGGAAAACCTTCAACCCGGAAACCAATCAGGTAGAAGACCGCATTGAACAGGGCTTTGCAGCCGCGCGGACCTTCAACACTTCGCTGAGCTTCAACACCGCCATTTTCGGGATTTCGGAAGCGCGGATCGGCAGCTTCGAGCGCTTTCGTCATACCATGCGCCCCTCCGTCACCTTCACCTATCAGCCTGATTTTTCCTCCGATTTCTGGGGATACTTCCGGGAAGTTGAAACCGACACCCTGGGCAACACCCGGCGCTACTCCATTTTTGAGCGGGGCGTACTGGGCGGACCGGGTGCGGGGGAACAGCGGGCCATCAGCTTCTCCCTGGCCAACGTGCTGGAAACCAAACAGGTGCGCCGCGACAGCCTCGGCGAGCGCAGCGAACGCAACCTCCGGCTGGTTGACAACCTCAACGCCTCCCTGAGCTACAACTTTGCTGCCGAGCAATTCCGGCTGAGCGAGCTCAACCTCACGTTTTCTTCCAACATCCTGCAGAACATCCGGATCAATGCCGGCGCCTCCTTCAACTTCTATGCGCAGGATTCCCTCGGGATCGCCATCAACGAGTACATCTGGGAAAACAGCGGGCGCGTTGCCCGGCTCACCCGCTACAACATCAACGCAAGCACAACGGTGAGCGGGGGCGGGGGGGCGCGTGGCGGTCCGAGTATTCGTCCCGGCCCCATGTACTATCCGCGGTTCTACGACGCCTTCGATCAGACCATGTTCCGGGGCATAGACCCCGGATTTAATCAGGAACCGGTGCCGGATTTCCGCGTGCCCTGGTCGGCTTCACTGCGCTTCACCTACTCCTGGCGTTTTGTGAACTTCAACAATCAGGTACGCTCAGCGGTGCTCAACGCCGACAACATCATGATACAGCTCACCGACGGCTGGCGTATACGGACTTCGCTGGGCTACGACTTCATCCAACGCGACCTCACGCCATCCCGCTTCGGTGTTGACCGCAACCTGCACTGCTGGTCGATGAGCTTTGAATGGAACCCCTTCGGCGACTTCAAGTTCTTCCTGTTCTCGCTGCGGGTCAACGACTCCCAAATGCGAAGCCTCTTCCAGGCCCTGCCCGGCTTCGACCGTCTCGAGCGCCGCAACAGCCCGATCGGGCGCCGGTAA